The genomic window CGCCCTGGGCGACCCCTAAGGGAATTTGTCATTATGCCCGTTTAGCATTGCCCCTGAATAGCAAGGGGAAACCCTTTGATATTCATTTTTTGATACAAATGAGTAAAGTGAGACAAGTCCTTTTTTTTGAAAGAATCTGTTAGGGATTCTCAAGTTGTCTATGACCGAAATACGCTTTTTCAATAACCTACATCAAAAAAATAGAACAAGGGGGCCTTGCCCCCTTGTATCCCCCAGCTTTAAAAAAAACTCAAAAAGGTAAAAATGTAAAAATCTGACGCTCACGGATGAGCTAATGCAGAGCCTGCACAGAAGGTGCTTAAAAAGGCTCTGCCAAAAACTAATAAGTCCTCGCAAAGCGGAAGCCAAAGCCAGAGCTCGATTCGAACGGGGCGTTGTCACGACGATTAGAAGCGCACAGGTCGTTGGAGTCGTCGGTAAAGTCTCCACCCCGTAGCACGCGGTCAGTACCGCTTATTGGCCCTGTTGGGTTTATATCCGAACCACTGCCATAGCTGCTCCACCAGTCATAGCACCACTCATATACATTCCCGCTCATATCATATAAGCCAAGCTCATTTGCAGCCTTTGTACTAAACTCATGTGTTCCTCGACTGCTCCATAAGTCGCTATGCGGAGTAGTTCCTGAATTATCATAATACCATGCATAATCTCCAAAAACCGTTGATTCTCCTCCATCAATCGGATAACAATAACCTGTTTCATCTCCGCTTGCATGATTACCTGGAAGCCAGCTAATTCCGTCAATATACCTGGCCGCATATTCCCACTCCGCCTCTGTAGGAAGCCTGTAGCCATTATTGCTAAAATTACAGCTCCAATCACTCAAGTCATAGCAGGGCGTCAACCCCTCCATCTCGCTCAAATAGTTACAGAACGCAGCAGCCCCATACCAGCTTATCTCTACGCATGGATAGTTCGACAGATCAACACTGTCCCCATTTCCGTCATCGCCAAGGCCAGACTTAACTGAAAATGTCCCGCCAATGTATTCTATAAGACAATGACAACCTTCATCATCATCATCATCATCTAAATCAAGCAGTTCCTGACTATCTCCAGTATTCCTTACTGTATTTTCATTAACTTCCACAAACTTCCCCTCTGCATTCGCCCAGTTGAAAACCTCAACCACCTGCGCATTCGTCACCTCGTATTTACCCATATAAAAATTGCTTAAAGTAACCTCATGCACTGGCGTTGCAACACCGTCATACCCCATCTGAAATGTGCCCCCTGGCACATACACCATGTCTTTCGGAATAACCATAACCTCACATACAGCAGTAAATCCTCCATCCGTTGTAGTTACTGTAATGGTCGCTATTCCCGCCGCAATAGCTGTCACAGTGCCATCTGATGCCACTGTGGCAATGCTTTCATTATCGCTTGACCAACTCACGCTCTTGTCCGCAGCATCGGCAGGCTCAACTGTGGCTGTCAACTGCTCCGATAAACCAACACCTATGGTTGTGCTGCTCTTGTTCAGCGATACGCCCGTGACTGCGGTGGAGCCCGGTATGATCGGTATGTCGCTTCCTCCGCCATCATCACCGCAGCCGACCAAGCTCATGCCCAAAAACATAATTAAACCAACAAAAACCATACCTGCAAATCTTCTCATAAAAATTCTCCTTTGAAATTTAAATGTAAT from Spirochaetota bacterium includes these protein-coding regions:
- a CDS encoding SUMF1/EgtB/PvdO family nonheme iron enzyme, with amino-acid sequence MRRFAGMVFVGLIMFLGMSLVGCGDDGGGSDIPIIPGSTAVTGVSLNKSSTTIGVGLSEQLTATVEPADAADKSVSWSSDNESIATVASDGTVTAIAAGIATITVTTTDGGFTAVCEVMVIPKDMVYVPGGTFQMGYDGVATPVHEVTLSNFYMGKYEVTNAQVVEVFNWANAEGKFVEVNENTVRNTGDSQELLDLDDDDDDEGCHCLIEYIGGTFSVKSGLGDDGNGDSVDLSNYPCVEISWYGAAAFCNYLSEMEGLTPCYDLSDWSCNFSNNGYRLPTEAEWEYAARYIDGISWLPGNHASGDETGYCYPIDGGESTVFGDYAWYYDNSGTTPHSDLWSSRGTHEFSTKAANELGLYDMSGNVYEWCYDWWSSYGSGSDINPTGPISGTDRVLRGGDFTDDSNDLCASNRRDNAPFESSSGFGFRFARTY